One Cryptomeria japonica chromosome 9, Sugi_1.0, whole genome shotgun sequence genomic window carries:
- the LOC131061024 gene encoding pentatricopeptide repeat-containing protein At3g24000, mitochondrial-like has translation MPLPSTTRRNLTALCREDQLKETLPILLTVHKLHETPHLQLLQTCILKNTLLQGNKHHSFIAHRRFAFATRTAFHNKLICLYVKCGSLVDARNVFNHMKERDNLSWNTIIAGYRRDGFPHEAVTLFHQMQRTGFQPDQFTFASVLPACAKLGALEQGMDIHQSIKERGILSDVVVVSALVDMYAKCGSLDKARELFDKMIQRDVVSWNAMIAGYAQNGFVEQALETFKKMKLAGVKPDSTTFASILPACAKMRALEQGMDIHEIIKERRILSNVVVATALVDMYAKCGSIEKAREVFDNMSQRNVVTWTAMVAGYAQNGCVEKALETFKQMHLASVKPNSTTFASILPACAKIGDLELGMYIHESIKDRSILSDVVVATALVDMYAKCGRIVKAREMFDRMPERNVVSWNALISGYAQNGFVEKALETFKQMELVGVKPNSTTFASILPACANMGALEQGMDIHQSIMNRGILLDVVLATALVDMYAKCGSIDKALELFDKMPERNEVSWNAMIAGYAQNGFVEKAIETFKQMQLAGVKPNSTTFASILPACAKMGALEQGMDIHQSIMEGGYLSDIIVGNALVDMYAKCGSIDKARELFNSMPQRNVVSWTAMIAGYAQNGFVEKALKTFQQMQLAGVKPDSTTFVSILPACAKMGALEQGMDIHQSIMEGGFLSDIIVGNALVDMYAKCGSIDKARELFDRMPQRDVILWNSMIAGHAQNGFCKDALNIFELMKHSGIYPDIVSFACVLCACSHAGLVDEGCTYFNHMSNLYCITPTVDHYVCMVDLLARAGYLEDTLNFIIKMPAKPVAVVWMCFLGACRSHMNIGLGVYTAMLLFDLDPKNAATYVLLSNIYAEVGRWGEAQMVRRLMKDRGINKIPGCSWIEANKMVHAFCVGDRSHPQTKEIYAKLEKLSWEMKAAGYFPDSSHLPNDVEEEEKELFLCYHSEKLAIAFGLLNMPPGTTIRVVKNLRVCIDCHTATKFISKIVGSEIVVRDVNRFHHFKEGQCSCGDYW, from the coding sequence ATGCCATTGCCATCCACCACTCGTCGCAATCTCACAGCATTATGTAGAGAGGACCAGTTGAAGGAGACGCTGCCCATTTTGCTTACTGTACACAAACTCCATGAAACTCCTCATCTTCAATTATTGCAGACCTGCATTCTCAAAAACACGCTTTTACAAGGGAATAAACACCACTCATTCATAGCTCACAGGAGATTTGCATTTGCTACACGCACAGCTTTTCATAATAAGCTCATTTGCCTGTATGTCAAGTGCGGAAGTTTGGTTGATGCTCGTAATGTGTTTAACCACATGAAGGAACGAGACAATCTCTCATGGAATACGATTATTGCAGGGTACAGAAGAGATGGGTTTCCTCATGAGGCAGTCACACTGTTTCACCAAATGCAACGAACAGGTTTCCAGCCCGATCAGTTCAcatttgccagcgtactcccagcctgtgccaaattgggagctttggaacagggcatggatatccatcaaagcataaaggaaagaggaattttgtcagatgttgtagttgtaagtGCCCTGgttgatatgtatgcaaaatgtggaagcttaGACAAGGCgcgtgaattgtttgacaaaatgattCAAAGAGACGTGgtttcatggaatgccatgattgcaggatatgcacagaatggatttgttgagcaggcattagaaactttcaagaaaatgaagttggcaggtgtaaagccagactccacaacctttgccagcatcctccctgcctgtgccaaaatgagagctttggaacagggtatggacatccatgaaATCATAAAAGAGAGACGAATTTtatcaaatgttgtagttgcaactgccctggtagacatgtatgcaaaatgcggAAGCATAGAGAAAGCAcgtgaagtgtttgacaatatgtctcaaagaaatgtggtcacgTGGACTGCAATGGTTGCAGGATATGCACAGAATGGTtgtgttgagaaggctttagaaactttcaaacaaatgcacttggcgagtgtaaagccaaattccacaacctttgctagcattctccctgcctgtgccaaaataggAGATTTAGAACTGGGTATGTACATCCAtgaaagcataaaggatagaagtattttgtcagatgttgtagttgcaactgccctggtagacatgtacgcAAAATGTGGAAGAATAGTCAAGGCACGTGaaatgtttgacagaatgcctgaaagaaatgtagTTTCATGGAATGCCTTAAtttcaggatatgcacaaaatggatttgttgaaaaggctttagaaactttcaagcaaatggaattggtaggtgtaaagccaaattctacaacctttgccagcatcctgcCTGCGTGTGCCaacatgggagctttggagcagggtatggatatccatcaaagcataatgaatagaggaattttgttagatgttgtacttgcgactgccttggtagacatgtatgcaaaatgtggaagcatagacaaggcacttgaactgtttgacaaaatgcctgaaagaaatgaggtctcatggaatgccatgattgcaggatatgcacaaaatggatttgttgaaaaggctatagaaactttcaagcaaatgcaattagcaggtgtaaagccaaattccacaacctttgctagcatactccctgcatgtgccaaaatgggagctttggaacagggtatggacatccatcaaagcataatggaagggggatatttgtcagatattatagttggaaatgctttggtagacatgtatgcaaagtgtggaagcatagacaaggcacgtgaattgTTTAACAGTATGCCCCAAAGAAATGTAGTTTCATGGACtgcgatgattgcaggatatgcacaaaatggatttgttgaaaaggctttaaaaactttccagcaaatgcaattggcaggtgtaaagccagactCTACAACCTTTGTCAGCATCCTGCCTGCCTGTGCTAAAATGGgtgctttggaacagggtatggacatccatcaaagcataatggaagggggatttttgtcagatattatagttggaaatgctttggtagacatgtatgcaaaatgtggaagcatagacaaggcacgtgaactgtttgacagaatgcctcaaagagatgtcatcctATGGAATTCAATGATTGCAGgacatgcacaaaatggattttgcaagGATGCTCTCAATatctttgaattaatgaagcactctGGAATATATCCTGACATTGTAAGCTTTGCTTGTGTTCTATGTGCATGCAGTCATGCAGGTTTGGTGGATGAGGGCTGTACATATTTCAATCACATGAGTAACCTTTATTGCATTACACCTACAGTTGATCATTATGTGTGCATGGTTGATCTTCTTGCTCGTGCTGGCTATCTTGAGGACACCCTAAACTTCATCATTAAGATGCCAGCTAAACCTGTGGCGGTTGTATGGATGTGTTTTCTTGGTGCCTGTAGATCACACATGAATATAGGCTTAGGAGTATATACAGCAATGTTGCTTTTTGATTTGGATCCTAAAAATGCTGCAACTTATGTTCTTCTCTCGAACATCTATGCAGAAGTTGGCAGGTGGGGTGAGGCTCAAAtggtaaggagattgatgaaaGATAGAGGAATTAATAAGATCcctggatgtagttggattgaagCCAATAAAATGGTACATGCTTTTTGTGTAGGAGACAGATCACATCCACAGACAAAAGAGATCTATGCAAAGTTGGAGAAATTGTCCTGGGAGATGAAGGCAGCAGGGTattttccagattcatcacatttACCTAATGAtgtggaagaggaggaaaaagaattaTTTCTCTGCTACCATAGTGAAAAGTTGGCAATTGCATTTGGTTTGTTAAACATGCCTCCTGGAACAACCATTAGAGTTGTGAAGAACCTTCGAGTATGCATTGATTGCCACACTGCAACGAAATTTATCTCCAAGATTGTTGGAAGTGAAATTGTTGTGAGAGATGTGAACCGTTTTCATCATTTTAAAGAGGGACAATGTTCTTGCGGAGATTATTGGTGA